The proteins below are encoded in one region of Mesoplasma melaleucae:
- the asnS gene encoding asparagine--tRNA ligase has product MDIKYLYYKHETLKEQKITIIGRVRSNRQGKAVSFMVLNDGTTLNDLQVVYKEETEGFDEGTKSRVSSIVEVEGILVPTPSRAQPFEIYATTITLLDQAIQDYPLQKKEHSPEFLREISHLRARTKTFQAIFRVRSTAAYAIHKFFQENNYVYVTTPVITSNDAEGAGEQFIVTVNENKDYANDYFGKKASLTVSGQLNGEAFAQAFKKIYTFGPTFRAENSHTTKHASEFWMIEPEVAFADLNQNIQLMQDMLKSVISYVLQQNKAELEFLQEQLEPGLIEKITGIVNSKFKINTYEEVLDILQKAIDNGHKFEENNIHFGLDLGTEHERFICEQINKCPTFVVNYPKEIKSFYMKLNEDGKTVAAADLLVPGIGELCGGSERESSLDNILERCEFFRINPEELDWYIGLRKYGFYKSAGFGLGFERLIMYITGAANIRDVIPFPRTPKTLLY; this is encoded by the coding sequence ATGGATATTAAATATTTATATTATAAACATGAAACTTTAAAAGAACAAAAAATTACAATTATTGGTAGAGTGCGTTCAAATCGTCAAGGAAAAGCTGTTAGTTTTATGGTTTTAAATGATGGAACTACTTTGAATGATTTACAAGTAGTTTATAAAGAAGAAACTGAAGGATTTGATGAAGGAACAAAATCAAGAGTTAGTTCAATTGTTGAAGTTGAAGGAATCTTAGTTCCAACCCCATCAAGAGCTCAACCTTTTGAAATTTACGCAACTACAATTACATTATTAGATCAAGCAATTCAAGATTACCCATTACAAAAAAAAGAACATTCTCCTGAATTTTTAAGAGAAATTTCTCATTTAAGAGCAAGAACAAAAACATTCCAAGCAATTTTTAGAGTACGTTCAACCGCAGCTTATGCAATTCACAAATTTTTTCAAGAAAATAATTATGTTTATGTAACAACACCAGTCATTACATCAAATGATGCTGAAGGTGCTGGAGAACAATTTATTGTAACAGTTAATGAAAACAAGGATTATGCTAATGATTATTTTGGTAAAAAAGCAAGTTTAACAGTATCAGGACAATTAAATGGTGAAGCATTTGCTCAAGCATTTAAAAAGATATATACTTTTGGTCCAACTTTTAGAGCAGAAAATTCACATACAACAAAACATGCTTCTGAATTTTGAATGATCGAACCAGAAGTTGCTTTTGCTGATTTAAATCAAAACATTCAATTAATGCAAGATATGTTAAAAAGTGTTATTAGTTACGTATTACAACAAAATAAAGCAGAGTTGGAATTCTTACAAGAACAATTAGAACCAGGATTAATTGAAAAAATTACTGGAATAGTTAATTCTAAATTTAAAATTAATACATATGAAGAAGTTTTAGATATTCTACAAAAAGCAATTGATAACGGTCATAAATTTGAAGAAAACAACATTCATTTTGGTTTAGACTTAGGAACAGAGCATGAAAGATTTATTTGTGAACAAATTAACAAATGTCCTACATTTGTAGTTAACTATCCAAAAGAAATTAAATCATTTTATATGAAACTAAATGAAGATGGTAAAACTGTTGCAGCTGCTGACTTATTAGTTCCAGGAATTGGTGAATTATGCGGTGGAAGTGAACGTGAATCAAGTCTAGATAATATCCTTGAAAGATGTGAGTTCTTTAGAATTAATCCTGAAGAATTAGATTGATATATTGGATTAAGAAAATATGGATTCTACAAATCAGCTGGATTTGGTTTAGGATTTGAAAGATTAATTATGTACATTACTGGTGCTGCTAATATTAGAGATGTTATTCCATTTCCAAGAACACCTAAAACATTACTATATTAA
- a CDS encoding MurR/RpiR family transcriptional regulator encodes MRSFLAKLSTIEEDNLTSRELIIVDYIKNNSKQIVEENIKIDELAKRAKTGFSAIYNLLKKINIDGYRDFMICLANDVEHAELNIAKNDENVANGYINLIKQNYTLIKKSNLVKTINLIESSPRIVICYWEAVLRGPAMDLSNFFYNHGLNVTLLDSDWDSINNRIKNTQTNDLYIFFTKYGTSTHLAKVIQAIKKEKGKSIFISGKVPSKDVELNASLIHTLIVDGVEINDKSVLISKSLPFHYFNDLLIYHYLNSEKK; translated from the coding sequence ATGAGATCTTTTCTAGCAAAACTTTCAACAATTGAAGAAGATAATTTAACATCACGTGAATTAATCATTGTTGACTATATTAAAAATAATTCAAAACAAATTGTTGAAGAAAATATTAAAATTGATGAATTAGCAAAACGTGCAAAAACAGGGTTTAGTGCAATTTATAATTTACTGAAAAAAATTAATATTGACGGATATAGAGATTTTATGATTTGTTTAGCAAACGACGTAGAACATGCTGAATTAAATATCGCAAAAAATGATGAAAATGTAGCAAATGGTTACATTAATTTAATTAAACAAAATTACACTTTAATTAAAAAATCAAATTTAGTTAAAACAATTAATCTAATTGAATCATCACCAAGAATTGTTATATGTTATTGAGAAGCTGTATTACGTGGACCAGCTATGGATCTATCAAACTTCTTCTATAATCATGGTTTAAATGTAACTTTATTAGATTCTGATTGAGATTCAATCAATAATAGAATTAAAAATACTCAAACAAATGATTTATATATATTCTTTACAAAATATGGGACTTCAACTCATTTAGCAAAAGTTATTCAAGCAATTAAAAAAGAAAAAGGTAAATCAATTTTTATTTCAGGAAAAGTTCCTTCAAAAGATGTTGAATTAAATGCGAGCTTAATTCATACATTAATTGTTGATGGAGTTGAAATTAATGATAAAAGCGTTTTAATTTCAAAATCATTACCATTCCATTATTTTAATGATTTATTAATTTACCATTACTTAAACAGCGAAAAAAAATAA
- a CDS encoding alpha/beta hydrolase family protein, with protein sequence MSKSKKNTINKQSRSKLGTRIFKRVNLRFKFLYKTLEALMGNSNKTKYYYPEIRRMNKIMRKFYKSPQLQLKATDNLIPFNFETEDGVVISALKYITDPNSKKWVVSLHWFAGHKYWSLYEARPFIELGYNILVFDFRNHGESQNTKFVTMGASEVKDFRAAMKWLYENHKPETVGLMGMSMGGFTMQYGVVKYNEEFVKYNIKWAISDSYYGSIKTLLVHTRNMWLKHFVSHKKVLKSINKIIKNQIQDTGLDWEDLNVFQYYELDSNLKLIFPMFFLHCRNDNVTPFDDSMKLFVKRSIFSKDDEILIYDYSTHCLSLKHHYYQTVYRWLQFENKIMKDDEATERALRNLGISKEIIDNNFLEKYEVNTLYVNSTNHKKKGN encoded by the coding sequence ATGTCCAAAAGTAAAAAAAATACAATAAATAAACAATCAAGGTCAAAGTTAGGAACAAGAATATTTAAAAGGGTTAATTTACGTTTTAAATTCTTATATAAAACTTTAGAAGCTTTAATGGGTAATTCAAATAAGACTAAATATTATTATCCTGAGATAAGGCGTATGAATAAAATTATGCGTAAATTTTATAAAAGTCCTCAGCTGCAATTAAAAGCAACTGATAACTTGATTCCTTTTAACTTTGAAACAGAAGATGGTGTTGTGATTTCTGCATTAAAATATATCACTGATCCAAATTCTAAAAAGTGAGTTGTATCATTACACTGATTTGCTGGACATAAATATTGATCTTTATATGAAGCTAGACCTTTTATTGAACTAGGATATAATATCTTAGTTTTTGATTTTAGAAATCATGGTGAATCTCAAAATACTAAATTTGTTACTATGGGAGCAAGTGAAGTTAAAGATTTTAGAGCAGCTATGAAATGACTATATGAAAACCATAAGCCTGAAACAGTAGGATTAATGGGAATGAGTATGGGTGGATTTACAATGCAATATGGTGTTGTAAAATACAACGAAGAGTTTGTAAAATATAATATTAAGTGAGCAATTTCTGACTCATACTATGGAAGTATTAAAACACTTCTAGTACATACAAGAAATATGTGATTAAAACATTTTGTAAGCCATAAAAAAGTACTTAAATCAATTAATAAAATTATAAAAAATCAAATTCAAGATACTGGCTTAGATTGAGAAGACTTAAATGTTTTTCAATATTATGAATTGGATTCAAATTTAAAATTAATATTCCCAATGTTTTTCTTACATTGTCGAAACGATAATGTAACACCATTTGATGATTCAATGAAATTATTTGTAAAAAGATCAATTTTCTCAAAAGATGATGAAATATTAATTTATGATTATTCAACACACTGTTTATCATTAAAACATCATTACTATCAAACAGTTTATCGATGATTACAATTTGAAAACAAAATTATGAAAGATGATGAAGCAACAGAGAGAGCTTTAAGAAATCTTGGTATCAGTAAAGAAATTATTGACAATAATTTTTTAGAAAAATATGAAGTTAACACACTATATGTAAATTCAACAAATCATAAGAAAAAAGGAAATTAA
- a CDS encoding HAD-IIB family hydrolase — protein sequence MKLTNIKLIATDLDGTVLEHGEIANEFDLVMLKKAAAQGIQIAVVTGQGWSSGSVRAKMFDVDKHADVSIFSNGSVISKVSSFEPGYCKTIDSDLVKEFMLKMYELNIPTLAYTKIPAHCYSNGLEIKVKSLVDRQWVNKYNVENVDIKTFTNYQDVIQLMIFVEQKEEAAMLEWFENTHKAKFLNKMRSNVETIPIYEFINLKASKGNGVLKLAELLNISIDDVLVFGDNMNDMSMFEVVPNSVAMGNSVPAIKQIAKYETDTNLNGGVGKFIEKYVLEK from the coding sequence ATGAAATTAACAAATATCAAATTAATTGCAACAGACTTAGATGGAACAGTTTTAGAGCATGGTGAAATAGCTAACGAATTCGACTTAGTAATGCTTAAAAAAGCTGCAGCACAAGGTATACAAATTGCTGTAGTTACTGGGCAAGGATGATCAAGTGGATCAGTTAGAGCTAAAATGTTTGATGTAGACAAACACGCTGATGTTTCAATTTTTTCAAATGGATCAGTGATCTCAAAAGTTTCAAGTTTTGAACCAGGATACTGTAAAACTATTGATAGTGATTTAGTTAAGGAATTTATGCTTAAAATGTATGAATTAAATATTCCTACATTAGCATATACAAAAATTCCAGCTCATTGTTATTCAAATGGTTTAGAAATTAAAGTTAAATCTTTAGTAGACAGACAATGAGTTAATAAATATAATGTTGAGAATGTAGACATTAAAACATTTACAAACTATCAAGATGTAATTCAATTAATGATATTTGTTGAACAAAAAGAAGAAGCAGCAATGCTTGAATGATTTGAAAATACACATAAAGCTAAATTCTTAAATAAAATGAGAAGTAATGTTGAAACAATACCAATTTATGAATTTATTAATTTAAAAGCAAGTAAAGGTAATGGAGTTTTAAAATTAGCGGAATTATTAAATATTAGCATTGATGATGTATTAGTTTTTGGAGATAACATGAATGATATGAGTATGTTTGAAGTTGTACCTAATTCAGTTGCAATGGGAAATTCTGTTCCTGCTATTAAACAAATAGCAAAATATGAAACTGATACTAACTTAAATGGTGGTGTTGGTAAATTTATTGAAAAATATGTTTTAGAAAAATAG